One genomic segment of Bacteroidota bacterium includes these proteins:
- a CDS encoding N-acetylneuraminate synthase family protein — MIYNILEVANSHGGNFDYLLSLIEEFSEYKGYGMKFQPLHPDMLSTEDYEGYPIYKELMFTPEQWEKILSKANETKEIWLDLFDLYGVEVFVKNRDVVKGIKFQSSVLYNDVLLNELSKHKLKNINLVINVSGYEIEQIQERINSLNERLEPKEILLEVGFQAYPTSLLDSGFVKIQTLKNIFPNRIVFADHAAGESEDSIWLPVVAALNGADVIEKHIKHSSLETKYDHFSAIDIDRYRKFTANLENYLDLKNRPFINEKEKEYLRNSIQVPICKSGLEAGQLINTSTDLDFKRSGKPGLNALQIKELVESFHILAVPKKAGDTFLKEDFKKATIAIIIACRLKSARLPKKALQKIGNLPSVQKCIKSCLNISSINHVILATSTLEEDAELKDHTYRSDVIFHKGDPDDVIQRYLDIADKLHIDVIIRVTADSPFTSQEFADYLLHEHFNSGADYTAAVKSALGADVEVINTQALHKVKNHFKRADYSEYMTWYFQNNPEHFKLHITNLPEEWVRDYRLTLDYPEDLELFNKIDAELSKEDPEYGTKEVIALLDRTDLSKINQHITQRYVVDKELIDTLNEVTKIK; from the coding sequence ATGATTTATAATATACTAGAAGTCGCAAATTCCCATGGTGGAAATTTTGATTATCTACTTTCACTGATAGAAGAATTCAGTGAATACAAAGGCTACGGCATGAAGTTTCAACCGCTGCATCCTGATATGCTTTCAACTGAAGACTATGAGGGATATCCTATTTACAAAGAATTGATGTTTACTCCCGAACAATGGGAAAAGATTTTATCAAAAGCTAATGAAACAAAAGAAATCTGGCTGGACTTATTTGATCTGTACGGAGTTGAAGTATTTGTAAAAAACAGAGATGTTGTGAAGGGAATAAAATTTCAATCTTCAGTTTTATACAATGACGTTTTATTGAATGAGTTATCAAAACATAAACTCAAAAATATAAATCTTGTAATCAATGTAAGCGGATATGAAATAGAGCAGATACAGGAAAGAATTAATTCTCTCAATGAAAGATTAGAACCCAAAGAAATTTTGCTTGAAGTCGGATTCCAGGCTTATCCTACTTCCCTTTTAGATTCGGGATTTGTAAAAATTCAGACATTAAAAAATATTTTCCCCAACAGAATTGTATTTGCCGACCATGCTGCGGGAGAAAGCGAAGATTCTATCTGGCTTCCTGTTGTAGCTGCTTTAAACGGCGCTGATGTAATTGAAAAACATATTAAGCACAGCAGTCTAGAAACAAAGTACGACCATTTCTCAGCAATAGATATCGACAGGTATAGAAAATTTACAGCCAATCTTGAAAATTATTTAGATTTAAAAAACCGTCCTTTCATTAACGAAAAGGAAAAAGAGTATTTAAGAAATTCAATACAGGTACCGATTTGTAAATCCGGTCTGGAAGCAGGTCAATTGATTAACACTTCAACTGATTTGGATTTCAAACGTTCCGGAAAACCCGGATTGAATGCTTTGCAAATTAAAGAGCTTGTTGAATCTTTTCATATCCTTGCAGTTCCTAAAAAAGCAGGTGATACTTTTTTAAAAGAAGATTTTAAAAAAGCAACGATAGCAATTATAATAGCATGCAGATTAAAATCTGCAAGGCTGCCTAAAAAGGCATTACAAAAAATCGGCAATCTTCCTTCTGTGCAAAAATGTATAAAAAGCTGTCTTAATATTTCATCAATTAATCATGTAATACTTGCAACATCAACATTAGAAGAAGATGCCGAATTAAAAGACCATACTTACAGATCTGATGTAATATTTCACAAGGGAGACCCTGATGATGTAATACAAAGATATCTTGATATAGCTGATAAATTGCACATTGATGTTATTATAAGAGTCACAGCTGACAGCCCGTTTACATCTCAGGAATTTGCAGATTATCTTTTACATGAGCATTTTAATTCGGGTGCAGATTACACTGCGGCTGTAAAATCTGCTTTAGGTGCAGATGTGGAAGTGATAAATACTCAGGCACTTCATAAAGTTAAAAATCATTTCAAGAGAGCGGACTATTCAGAATACATGACATGGTATTTCCAAAACAATCCTGAGCATTTCAAACTCCACATTACTAATTTACCTGAGGAGTGGGTAAGAGATTACAGACTTACTTTAGATTACCCCGAAGATCTTGAATTATTTAATAAGATAGATGCTGAACTTAGTAAAGAAGATCCTGAGTACGGCACAAAAGAAGTGATTGCTTTACTTGATAGGACAGATCTTTCAAAAATAAATCAGCACATTACTCAAAGATACGTTGTTGATAAAGAATTGATTGATACGCTTAATGAAGTTACGAAGATTAAGTAA
- the pseB gene encoding UDP-N-acetylglucosamine 4,6-dehydratase (inverting), which translates to MFSKKALLITGGTGSFGKAFVKTILEKWPDIQRLVIFSRDEQKQFVMAQDYPEDKYPMIRFFIGDVRDYSRLKRALEGIDYVVHAAAMKHVPIAEYNPDECIKTNIIGAENLINACLQANVQKVVALSTDKAAAPINLYGATKLVSDKLFIAANNIKGWKPITFSVVRYGNVMGSNGSVIPFFLKKQKDKVLPITDPNMTRFNISLAEGVDMVLHAFETAWGGEIFVPKIPSYRITDVATAIGPDCEQKIVGIRPGEKIHEEMITTSDSFYTYDLGKYYTIIPSTPRWNVDDFIAKFSAKKVEPEFKYNSGENDDWLTVEQIRSLIKKHVESEFEN; encoded by the coding sequence ATGTTCTCAAAAAAAGCATTATTAATTACCGGTGGCACCGGTTCATTCGGCAAGGCTTTTGTAAAAACTATATTAGAAAAATGGCCTGATATACAAAGACTCGTAATTTTTTCCCGCGATGAGCAGAAACAATTTGTAATGGCTCAGGATTATCCTGAAGACAAATATCCTATGATAAGATTTTTTATAGGTGATGTAAGGGATTACAGCAGATTGAAACGGGCTCTTGAAGGCATAGATTACGTTGTGCATGCTGCTGCAATGAAGCACGTTCCTATTGCAGAATACAATCCGGATGAATGCATTAAGACTAATATCATAGGGGCAGAAAATCTTATTAATGCATGTTTACAAGCTAATGTACAGAAAGTTGTTGCGCTCTCAACAGATAAGGCAGCAGCTCCGATAAATTTATACGGAGCAACCAAACTTGTTTCTGATAAACTTTTCATAGCAGCAAATAATATAAAAGGATGGAAGCCGATTACATTTTCAGTAGTAAGATACGGTAACGTAATGGGTTCAAACGGTTCTGTTATTCCTTTCTTCCTTAAAAAACAAAAAGACAAAGTACTTCCTATAACAGATCCCAACATGACAAGATTTAATATAAGTCTTGCTGAAGGTGTTGATATGGTGCTTCATGCATTTGAAACCGCATGGGGCGGAGAAATTTTTGTTCCGAAAATACCATCGTACAGAATAACGGACGTAGCCACAGCTATAGGTCCTGATTGCGAACAGAAAATTGTAGGAATAAGACCCGGAGAAAAGATTCATGAAGAAATGATTACTACATCAGATTCATTTTATACTTACGATTTAGGAAAGTATTATACTATAATTCCATCTACACCAAGATGGAATGTGGATGATTTTATAGCGAAATTCAGCGCAAAGAAAGTAGAACCTGAATTTAAATACAACTCAGGTGAGAACGACGATTGGCTGACGGTAGAACAAATAAGAAGTTTAATAAAAAAACATGTTGAATCAGAATTTGAAAATTAA
- a CDS encoding SDR family oxidoreductase — MNYPPTIDLTNKVIIVSGGYGHLGKSIVKGLLLHNAIVIVAGRSKEKYDDILKELDEKHLVNVSFQEFDISDSKSIQKGFETVFNKHGRINVLVNNACYLEGQNPETMTDEEWQSGVTGTLSSAFWCTRDIIPYLRKSSPASIINVSSMYGVIAPDFQVYDESPAYLNPPHYGAAKAGLLQLTRYYASYLGKENIRVNSVTPGPFPSKEVQKDKVFVDKLANKTHLKRIGEPEDIAGAFVFLASDAAAFITGQNIVVDGGWTAI, encoded by the coding sequence ATGAATTATCCACCCACTATAGATTTAACGAATAAAGTAATAATTGTTTCCGGAGGATATGGACATCTCGGCAAATCAATAGTAAAAGGTCTGCTCCTTCACAATGCTATAGTAATTGTAGCGGGCAGAAGCAAAGAAAAATACGATGATATCTTAAAAGAGCTTGATGAAAAACATTTAGTAAATGTTTCCTTTCAGGAATTTGATATATCTGACAGCAAATCAATTCAAAAAGGATTTGAAACAGTTTTTAATAAACACGGAAGGATAAATGTACTTGTTAATAATGCTTGCTACCTTGAAGGTCAAAATCCTGAAACAATGACGGATGAAGAATGGCAGTCTGGGGTTACAGGAACATTATCAAGCGCCTTTTGGTGCACAAGAGATATAATTCCATATTTAAGGAAAAGCAGTCCTGCATCAATCATTAATGTTTCATCAATGTATGGAGTTATTGCTCCTGATTTTCAAGTGTACGACGAATCCCCTGCTTATTTAAATCCTCCGCATTACGGAGCGGCGAAGGCAGGCTTATTACAATTAACAAGATATTATGCCAGTTATCTCGGAAAAGAAAACATAAGGGTTAACTCAGTTACTCCGGGACCATTTCCATCTAAAGAAGTTCAAAAGGATAAAGTTTTTGTTGATAAACTTGCAAACAAGACACACCTAAAAAGAATTGGAGAGCCCGAAGACATTGCAGGGGCATTTGTTTTCCTTGCATCTGACGCAGCAGCTTTTATAACCGGACAAAATATAGTCGTCGATGGCGGCTGGACAGCAATTTAA
- the pseC gene encoding UDP-4-amino-4,6-dideoxy-N-acetyl-beta-L-altrosamine transaminase gives MSELKDKKIINSGPIPYGRQNITADDINAVTDVLKSDYLTQGPKIAEFENNFAEYIGAKYAVAVANGTAALHLCALALNVKPGDKVITTPITFAASANCVRYCGGEIIFADIDPETYLINENSVRKILESEPKGSVKGIIPVDFAGRPVNLEKIKRIAEEYNLWIIEDACHAPGGYFTDSADTKQFCGNGNFADLAIFSFHPVKHIACGEGGMITTNNKELYDNLLMLRSHGITRDVDLFENSVNEASGFFNNEENTNDYPGWYMEMQQLGYNYRLTDFQAALGTSQLKRADEGLARRREIAAQYFEAFKNTGCIKGQSGVVEGHGYHLYIIEAEDRLGLYNYLRENDIFAQVHYVPTHLMPYYKKFGWKQGDMPFAESYYQNCLSLPMYPTLTNEQQNFVIQTVFDFYKK, from the coding sequence ATGAGTGAACTTAAAGATAAAAAGATAATTAACTCCGGCCCGATTCCTTACGGAAGACAAAACATAACTGCTGACGATATTAATGCCGTGACAGATGTATTAAAATCAGATTATCTGACACAAGGTCCGAAGATAGCTGAGTTTGAAAATAACTTTGCAGAATATATCGGAGCTAAGTATGCTGTAGCGGTGGCTAACGGAACAGCTGCATTGCATTTGTGCGCATTAGCTCTTAATGTAAAACCCGGAGACAAAGTAATTACCACACCTATAACATTTGCTGCTTCTGCAAACTGTGTAAGATATTGCGGCGGTGAAATTATTTTTGCAGATATAGACCCGGAGACATATTTAATAAATGAAAACTCTGTAAGAAAAATTTTAGAAAGCGAACCAAAAGGTTCAGTTAAAGGAATTATTCCCGTTGATTTTGCCGGAAGACCCGTTAACCTTGAAAAAATTAAGAGAATTGCCGAAGAGTATAATCTTTGGATAATAGAAGATGCTTGTCATGCCCCGGGAGGATATTTTACCGATAGCGCCGATACAAAACAATTTTGTGGTAACGGTAATTTTGCTGATCTTGCAATTTTTTCATTCCACCCTGTAAAACATATAGCTTGCGGTGAAGGCGGAATGATAACAACTAACAATAAAGAGCTTTACGATAACCTTTTAATGTTAAGATCTCACGGCATTACAAGAGATGTTGATTTATTTGAAAACTCAGTGAACGAAGCATCAGGTTTTTTTAATAATGAAGAGAATACAAATGATTACCCGGGTTGGTACATGGAAATGCAGCAGCTGGGGTACAATTACCGCCTTACAGATTTTCAGGCAGCGCTTGGTACTTCACAGTTGAAGAGAGCAGATGAAGGTCTTGCAAGAAGAAGAGAAATTGCAGCGCAGTACTTTGAAGCATTTAAAAACACCGGCTGCATTAAAGGCCAGTCAGGTGTTGTTGAAGGACATGGTTATCATTTATATATAATAGAAGCAGAAGACAGATTAGGTCTGTATAATTATCTGCGTGAGAATGATATTTTTGCACAGGTACATTACGTTCCGACTCACTTAATGCCTTATTATAAAAAATTCGGATGGAAGCAAGGTGATATGCCTTTTGCTGAAAGCTACTATCAGAATTGCCTGAGTCTTCCTATGTATCCCACACTGACAAACGAGCAGCAAAACTTTGTAATACAGACAGTATTTGATTTCTATAAAAAATGA
- a CDS encoding aldo/keto reductase: MTPALKTSKLALGTVQFGFKYGISNTYGQTSLKEIGEILKLAFDNGIRTIDTARHYGTSEENLGNFKLDDYNIVSKYFDTNDEKTLRQSLDESLKSLKQKSLYGYIAHSTSTLFEHPELWDILNQLKAEGLVQKIGASMYAPQELKMLLDKKMVPDLIQIPFNIIDNRFEPYFPILKSYGTEIHTRSAFLQGIFFMDYNKLNSYFSELVPFLKELNSNFPDSNSKAGFLLNHCVSNNNIDKVVIGVNNAEQLSQNINSLQQEIPSVNFSTDLRISEKILLPSNWPQN, encoded by the coding sequence ATGACCCCTGCATTAAAAACTTCCAAACTTGCTTTAGGCACAGTACAATTTGGATTTAAATATGGTATAAGTAATACTTACGGTCAGACTTCTCTCAAAGAAATAGGTGAAATTCTTAAACTAGCTTTTGATAACGGGATAAGAACTATTGATACAGCAAGACATTATGGAACAAGCGAAGAGAATCTCGGTAATTTTAAATTAGACGATTATAATATAGTATCAAAATATTTTGATACTAATGATGAAAAGACACTGAGACAATCTCTGGATGAATCTCTCAAAAGTTTAAAGCAAAAAAGTTTATACGGATATATTGCTCACAGTACTTCCACATTGTTTGAGCATCCTGAACTCTGGGACATTTTAAATCAGTTAAAAGCAGAAGGTCTGGTTCAAAAAATTGGAGCTTCTATGTATGCTCCTCAAGAGCTTAAAATGCTTTTAGATAAAAAAATGGTTCCGGATCTGATACAAATTCCTTTCAATATTATAGATAACAGGTTCGAACCTTACTTCCCTATCTTAAAAAGTTACGGAACGGAAATACATACACGTTCTGCTTTTTTACAGGGAATTTTTTTTATGGATTACAACAAACTTAATTCATACTTTAGCGAGCTTGTTCCATTCCTTAAAGAACTAAACTCAAATTTTCCTGATTCAAATTCTAAAGCAGGCTTTCTTTTAAATCATTGCGTTAGCAATAACAATATTGATAAGGTTGTAATCGGGGTAAATAATGCAGAGCAACTATCCCAAAATATAAATTCACTGCAGCAGGAAATTCCCTCCGTGAATTTCAGTACCGATTTGAGAATTTCAGAAAAAATATTATTGCCATCTAACTGGCCGCAAAATTAA
- a CDS encoding polysaccharide biosynthesis tyrosine autokinase: MDNSNNNTNEKINSTLDSENSEEVRRYLFILLQNKYLIISLIVVGFLTTFLYSKNLRDIYESKVTIKIEKPQGNVLDEFRMQEFGQEKTYISNQIALIKSYIVRNMAAQSLLDTLRKEKVYKSFSHLVRYKEKDTIVINELALRELLSKIVDVTNPKGVDNLEISVKGSYFKENQLIAYTMANSYIQYNLDMSRAQLTSIRKLLEEEKKKKFDELSLAEGNLEDYEKRTGIVSMEQNVTNLISNSSELQALKNSTDIEIKVAETKANQLTAEYSKIDPALNNYITAKINEPLLDKIQAELADIEIKKQIAISDVKNATVRAQIEKDADNKKAALQNEYDRQIEILRKSVDAVTPQNRADLSNDLLKSQIDLRALRTKQNAIQSIIRRYDAKFNELPSNVIEYAKLERNKTAAEKLYTTLEGKYQEALINERSRLGNASIIDPGTDNYGPIGPNRIRLILIGTSVGLALGLLFTFALDKFDKTIKTPEELENKGVSVLCWIPSIEELDISNSPHREFLMGEKSKSNISESFKALRTRLQFSKLEEKPLKSILITSSIPSEGKTTVSVNLAGSFALANKKTLILDCDLRKPRTHTIFDLERYPGLSDYLFSNCTLEEITRPLDIPNLFMITAGTIPPNPSEILGSTQMKKFMAKLEEIYDVIIVDSPPFISVTDAEILYNITDGTILVAQSNKTIKRAFYSAYQRLTSVNKHNLLGVVLNNFKYKASYGYYYEYYYYYSQSQKSVTSKKKGDKV; this comes from the coding sequence ATGGATAATTCTAATAATAATACAAACGAGAAAATAAATTCCACCTTAGACAGCGAAAATTCTGAAGAGGTAAGGAGGTATTTATTCATTCTTTTACAGAATAAGTATCTGATTATTTCTCTTATTGTAGTGGGTTTTTTAACAACTTTTCTTTATTCTAAAAACTTAAGAGACATATATGAATCTAAAGTCACGATTAAAATAGAAAAGCCGCAAGGAAACGTTTTAGATGAATTCAGAATGCAGGAATTCGGTCAGGAGAAAACATACATTTCTAATCAGATTGCTTTAATTAAAAGCTATATTGTTAGAAACATGGCTGCTCAGAGCCTGCTTGATACCCTAAGAAAAGAAAAAGTTTACAAATCTTTCAGCCATCTTGTAAGATATAAAGAAAAAGATACAATTGTAATCAATGAACTGGCACTTCGTGAACTTCTCTCAAAAATTGTAGATGTTACAAACCCAAAAGGTGTAGATAATCTTGAAATATCTGTAAAAGGGAGCTATTTCAAAGAAAATCAGTTAATAGCTTATACCATGGCAAACTCATATATACAGTACAATCTGGATATGAGCAGAGCACAGTTAACATCAATAAGAAAACTTTTAGAAGAAGAGAAAAAGAAAAAATTTGACGAACTATCCTTAGCTGAAGGCAATCTTGAAGATTACGAAAAACGTACCGGTATTGTAAGCATGGAGCAAAATGTAACTAATCTTATCTCAAATTCTTCCGAGCTTCAGGCATTAAAGAATTCAACCGATATAGAAATTAAAGTTGCCGAGACAAAAGCAAACCAGCTTACTGCAGAATACTCTAAAATTGACCCTGCTTTGAATAATTATATTACAGCAAAGATAAATGAACCATTGCTGGATAAAATTCAGGCGGAACTTGCTGACATAGAAATTAAAAAACAGATTGCTATCTCCGATGTAAAAAATGCAACAGTCAGAGCACAGATTGAAAAAGATGCTGATAATAAAAAAGCTGCTTTACAGAATGAATACGACAGACAGATTGAAATATTAAGAAAAAGTGTTGACGCTGTTACGCCTCAGAACAGAGCCGATTTATCTAATGACTTGCTGAAATCACAAATCGATTTACGTGCTTTAAGAACTAAACAAAACGCAATACAGTCTATTATCAGAAGATATGATGCTAAATTTAATGAATTACCATCCAATGTTATAGAATACGCAAAGCTTGAAAGAAATAAAACAGCTGCGGAAAAACTATACACAACTTTAGAAGGAAAATATCAGGAAGCGCTTATAAATGAACGTTCACGATTAGGTAATGCATCTATAATTGACCCGGGTACAGATAATTACGGACCTATCGGACCGAACAGAATACGATTAATACTTATCGGTACATCTGTCGGGCTCGCATTAGGTTTATTATTCACATTTGCGTTAGATAAATTTGATAAGACCATTAAAACTCCTGAAGAGTTAGAAAACAAAGGTGTCAGTGTTCTTTGCTGGATTCCTTCAATTGAAGAACTTGACATTTCAAATTCGCCTCACCGGGAATTCCTCATGGGTGAAAAGAGCAAATCAAATATTTCCGAATCCTTCAAAGCGCTCAGAACAAGATTGCAGTTTTCAAAACTTGAAGAAAAACCGCTTAAGTCTATTCTGATAACTTCATCGATACCTTCTGAAGGTAAAACGACTGTGTCTGTTAATCTTGCGGGAAGTTTTGCTCTTGCAAATAAGAAGACACTTATACTTGACTGTGACTTAAGAAAACCTAGAACACATACAATATTCGATTTAGAAAGATACCCGGGATTGAGTGATTATCTTTTTTCTAACTGTACACTGGAAGAAATTACAAGACCGCTTGATATACCGAATTTATTTATGATTACGGCAGGTACCATTCCTCCGAATCCGTCTGAAATTCTTGGTTCCACACAAATGAAGAAATTCATGGCTAAGCTTGAAGAAATTTATGATGTAATAATAGTTGACTCACCGCCTTTTATCAGCGTTACAGATGCAGAAATACTTTACAATATTACAGATGGAACAATTCTTGTTGCCCAATCTAATAAAACAATCAAAAGAGCGTTCTACAGCGCCTATCAAAGATTAACTTCTGTTAACAAACATAACTTATTAGGTGTAGTACTAAATAATTTCAAGTATAAAGCATCCTACGGATACTATTACGAATATTATTATTACTACTCACAAAGCCAAAAGAGTGTGACTTCAAAGAAAAAGGGAGATAAGGTATAA